Below is a window of Vibrio gazogenes DNA.
ACTGGCGCAGCAGTATCAGCATCAGGAAATCACTAGATCTGAAGATGAGTTGATTCCATTGACACAGTCGCTGGCGGCGGCCATGAATCTGGATAGTTTTGTGATTGGTCTGGATGATGGCAGAGCATATTGGAGTATGGAAAATCAATCTTGGCCGAATCATCGACTGAAAGGTGATGCTCGGGATACTGATTGGTATAAGCAAGGACAGGCATCTGGTTCGGTGAGTATTACACCGCCATATCTTGGATCATCTAAGCAAAAATACTGGGTCAGTATTCTGGAAAAGATCAAAGATGGTGTGATCACGACCGATATGGAGCTCGATTTCTTAAGTCAAATCGTCAAGGAATCGAACAAAATTCCGGGTGCTGTTGCACTGATTCTCGACGAGGATAGCCGGATTTTGGCAACAACATCTCCTGCTTTGAAATTGGGCGATGATCTTCGTGATACTCAGTGGGGACGTCCTTTGGCTCAACATATGGTAGAGCATGAATTTAGCCATCTTGGCTATGCTCTGAATGGAACAGATAAGCTGATGTTCTCTCACCGGATTCATTTAGGGCAGAAGAATTGGTATTACATGATCGGTTTGGATAAGTCAGTTGTTTTTAAGCAATTAACCGAAGCCAGAAACAGTGCAATTCTTTTCTCATTCCTTGCTTGTTTGGTCAGTGTGATTCTCACTTATTTCCTGATTCAGGTACTTTACCGTCCTATTTTATCATTGAAAGAAACCATTCAGGGGCTGGCCAGCGGAGAAGGTGATTTGACCCAGCGGCTAAAAGTCGAAACGAATGATGATTTAGGCCAGATTTCTCAGGGCGTGAATCAGTTTATTGAAAACCTGCAACATATGATGCTGGAAATTCAAAAGTATTGTCACTCGCTACAAGCGAATGTTGAACATATGCTGGGTCAGTCAGAGAAGAATAGTTCAATTTTGCAAAAGCATGTTTCGGAGACAGAACAGGTTGTCACGGCAATTGAAGAAATGAGCTCGACGGCTGACTCGATGGCGACGGATGCGGCAAATACAGCCAGCCTCGTGGCGCGTACCAATGAAACCAGTATGGAATCTCGTGAGATCATTGATCGTTCAAAAGAGACTGTTTCAGCTCTGATTGATGATGTGGAACACTCTGTTAGCGATGTACATAATATGACGCTCGAAACACAGAAAATTAATGAAATACTCAGTGTGATTGGGGAAATTGCAGAGCAAACCAATCTGCTGGCTTTGAATGCTGCAATTGAAGCGGCCCGGGCAGGAGAACAAGGGCGAGGATTTGCGGTCGTTGCTGATGAGGTGCGTAGCCTTGCCAGTCGGACCAAAGATAGTACCACTGAAGTTGAGCAAGCACTGAAGAGTCTTGCGAATGGTAACCATGCGGTGGTGAATTCGATGGAACATACACGGACGCGCTGTCAGGAGACGGCTGACGGTGCCGGTCAAGCTGCAGATAGTTTGGAAGTGATCTCCCAACATGTTATGGATATTAATGATCTGAGCTCCCAAATTGCGACAGCAGCCGAAGAGCAAAGTTGTGTGACTCAAGAGCTGAGCCGTAATATGTCGGCAATCAATGATATGGTTGTTGAGCTGGAGTCGATTGGCGTGCAGTCGATGTCAGATATGGGTGATATTGCGGATATTAATAACAGTCTGACGGCAATTGTTTCACGTTTTAAACTGTAAGATAGTGATTGTCGGATACTGAATCGAGATGAATAAAAACCGAAGCAAATGCTTCGGTTTTTTGATCCGGATAAAAGACTTTCAAGTGCATATTTTTGCACCTGCTGATATGATGCTTAAAAAATTCAACCTCATGTCAGACAAGGCTCTCAATGGATAAAGTGCAATTTTCCGTCGGTCATATCACCTTCTTTTATCAGCTGACGCCTGAGCAGCAAAAATTGGCTTCATTAACTGAAACGACGACGCTTGACCTCAGTGAGTGGCCCCAGTTTTCTGAACAATTTACCAGTGCCATTCAATCCGCTATTCCTGATGAATTGAAGTTACCGACGGAGAAGCAATTAGGTTATGCACGGCGTATTGCCTCGGACCTAAAGGTTGAACTTCCTGACGGTTATCAAGACAGTGCTCTGATTTGTCTGGCATTTTTTGCTGAACATAAACCGGCACATGATCGGATGCTGGCAATCTATAAAGGCATTAAAGGTAATTTATTGGGATAAACGGATGACGGGAAGGGGATGATGTATTTGCTTCCCGTCAATTGTAACGGAATCAGAATTGATCGCAGCAGCGAACTGACTCTGTTAACGGAATTGGCCGACTTCAGGAAGGAATTCAAATCCAGCGCTCGCAAGACGATCGATCAACGCTTGTTTATCGAGTTCGTAATAAGATGCAAGCTGATCCAGATCTCCGGCAAAATCATCCCGTAACTTCGTATTGACCAAACTGAACAGCAGAATCGGATCCATCGTGGCAAAGTTGGCAAGATTCATCATTTATCCTCAAAGTCTGAAATCAATAAATTGGCAGCAGCAAAGGCGGCTTGCTCACGAGTCTCCTGTGGGAGAGATACATCGGCAGCGATACTGTTGAGTGCGCGCAGAGCACAACTGATCGCTTGAGGGATGTAAGCCTGATCGCCACTGCCAATCTGGGCGTATCGCTCACGGATTAAATCACAGCAATCGTATACTTTCATAATGGGTATCCTTGCAATTGTTTTTGGGTCATGCCAATGAAAAAGGGTTGCCAGAGCAACCCTTTCGCACAAGCCAATCGTTATCGAGTAAGCTGCGTCTGAAGATGTGCGACAACGTCACCCATCGGTACGGAAGTTTTTTCGCCGGACCGACGGTTTTTGTATTCGAAATTGCCTTCATCCATACTGCGGTCACCGATAATGATCATGTGTGGAATCCCGATCAGTTCCATATCGGAAAACATCACGCCGGGGCGCTCTTTGCGATCATCGAACAGGACATCAATACCTTGCGCTTGTAAGTCAGCGTATAATTTTTCTGCTGCTTCTTGAACACGCTCGGATTTATGCATATTCATCGGTACGATCACGACTTCAAACGGTGCAATAGCATCCGGCCAGATAATACCATTCTGGTCATTATTCTGCTCGATTGAGGCAGCAACAACCCGTGTACATCCGATTCCGTAGCACCCCATTTCCATGGTGACGCTTTTACCATCCGGGCCCAACACATTGGCTTTCATTGATTCTGAATAGTTGGTGCCCAACTGGAAGATGTGGCCGACTTCAATGCCTCGTTTTAGGAGGAGCGTACCTTGTCCGCATGGACTTGGATCGCCTTCAACGACATTACGCAGATCGGCAACTTGCCCGAGTTCAACGTCACGGCCCCAGTTAATCCCGAAGTAATGTTTATCATCGATGTTCGCACCTGCCGCGAAGTCGCTCATCACCGCGACGGAACGGTCAACCACACATGGTAATTTCAGACCGACAGGCCCCAGCGAGCCCGGCCCTGCGCCGACGAGTGCACGAATCTCTTCTTCGGTGGCAAACGTCAGTGGCGCTGCAACTTCAGGTAAGTTTTCTGCTTTCACTTCATTCAGCTCATGATCACCGCGAACCAACAAAGCAATAATAGGTGCTTCAACATGATCCGATGCTTTGACGTAAAGTGTTTTGATCGTCTTTTCAATCGGCAAATCAAACTGTTCAACCAACTGGGCGATGGTTTTGGCATTCGGCGTATCGACCAGAGTCATTGTCTGTGTCGGTTCCGCTCGTGTTGTTGCCGGAGCCAACGCTTCTGCTTTTTCAAGGTTGGCTGCGTAATCTGACTCAGTTGAGAAGGCAATTAAATCTTCACCACTTTCAGCCAGGACGTGGAATTCTTGTGAACCACTGCCACCGATAGCGCCTGAATCAGCCAGCACAGGACGGTAATCGAGACCCATACGATTGAAAATACGGCAGTAAGCGGTATGCATATCCTGATAGGTTGCTTCCAGACTTTCCCGATCGATGTGGAAAGAGTATGCATCTTTCATGATGAATTCTCGTGAACGCATCACACCGAAACGGGGACGAACTTCATCACGGAACTTCGTTTGAATCTGATACAAACTCAAAGGCAACTGTTTATAGGATTTGACTTCGTTACGAATCATGTCGGTGATGACTTCTTCATGAGTCGGTCCCAGTACAAACGGTCGGTCGTGGCGGTCTGCAATCCGCAGTAATTCGGGGCCGAACTTATCCCAGCGGCCAGTTTCCTGCCATAGCTCCGAAGGTTGGACAACCGGCATCAGTGTTTCTACGGCACCGGCTTTGTTCATTTCTTCCCGAATAATATTCTCGACTTTACGCAGCACACGCAGCCCGGTCGGTAACCAAGTATAAAGGCCGGAAGCGAGTTTCCGAATCATACCAGCCCGTAGCATGAGCTGATGGCTGACGATTTCTGCGTCGTTTGGTGTCTCCTTCAATGTTGAAAGAAGATATTTACTGGTACGCATGATGGTATCCATTCATTAAGTTATACAACAACCCTCGGTTGATTTGAGGGCGCATTAAATTAGCCGTCAATAATATCAGTCATTTTCGTTTGTCAAAAGCGTTCTATTGCGGTAACCGTGATGATCGACTGACTGACACAGAATTTGACGTTCAGATCGAACAAATTCACCGCATATTCTTTCTCGTCGGGTTTGTCTTTTTTATAAGCCGGACGAGGATCCTGCGCTAAAACCTGAGTAATGACGGCTTCAATTTCATTCGCTCGGGGATGGGTGGTGAGTGATTGGCGCGCGACATCACTGAAGCGGACATCCGTCGATGTCGGTTCGCGGTCGGCATACCCGCCGTGGGCATGTTCAATTCGGTCAGCATAAGGGAGGTAAGGTTTAATATCGATAATCGGTGTGCCATCCACCAAATCAACGCTGCCGATGTCGAGCCATGTTTGGTTGCCTTCCTGACGGATACCGTGTAATTCGACCGCTGACATACCAATGCCGTTGGGACGAAAGGTTGAGCGGGATGCAAAGACGCCGATACGTTCGTTACCGCCAAGCCGGGGCGGGCGGACGGTTGGTTTCCAGCCGGCACTGAGATTCTGATCGAATAAGAACAGGAGCCACAGATGGCTGAATTGCTCGATACCACGGACTGACTCCGGACAGTTCGCTTCACCCATCAGTTGAATTTGAGCGGTTGCCGCCGGGACTAGCCGGGGTTGTCGTGGTACCGCAAATTTCTCTTTGTAAGGACTATGAATGATGCCAATCGGAGCGAGCGTATGGCCGTTTGGTGTCATGATTTCGGCCCTGACGCTGCCCGGGTTGATTTGGCTAAAATCCGGTCAAGATGGTTGGCAAAGTCACGGCGTTCGGCTTGGCTCATGACAGGAGGCCCGCCGGTTTGAACCCCGCTGGCGCGCATGGTTTCCATAAAATCGCGCATGGTGAGCCGGGCTTTAATTGTATCAAGGGTAAACCAGTCGCCACGCGGACTTAATGCCATGGCTTGGTGTTCCAAAATTTCACTGGCAAGCGGAATGTCGGATGTGATCACCAGATCATCGGCGGCAACCCGGCGGACGATTTCGTTGTCGGCAACATCAAAACCGCTTTCTACTTGTAAGAAGCGGATATTGTCGCGGCGGGGTAGCGGAATCACGTGATTCGCAACAAAAGTACATTTGACTCCGGTACGCTCGACAGCCCGCAGAATGACCTCTCGGATGACTTTCGGACAGGCGTCGGCATCGACCCATATATTCATAATTTCTGACCTGACTGTTGTTCTAGTTGTGCGACTCGGGAGACAAGATCAGCAATTTGCTGTTCAAGCCGGGCAATTCTTTGTTCGGTTTCAGATGACGCCGAAGACTCAACCGCAACCTCGACCTTGGGAATTTGCTGAGATGATTTCCAGCGTTTGATGGTGGTGACAATGGCGGGAATGGGTATTTTGGTACTCAGACGCGCTTTGATCAGTGCGACTGTCGGTTCCTTGCCTTCATTGACTAATTGTAAAATCACAGATTCAAGCTCTTGTGATATGTCTTTTGTCAGCATAAGTATCCTTTTTTGAGACCTTCAACGTAAGTGCTGTTATGGCACGATTTTACGCTGGATAGCGCTGCAACAAAAGTGCTAATTGGTTTGTAAGAGATCGCTTACAAGTGCTGTGAGATATAGCGGTATTTGTAATAGAGTAAATACTCCAGTGTTAGTTAAGTTGTTGATTATTATTTATTTTAATGGAGTTTAACGCGGCTGTCTATAAAGTGAGCGGACCAGTGTATTGTCGGAAAAATGCAAACGTCGTACAGTGAACAGGTCGGCAGGGAACGACATGGATAAAGCATTAAGGATGATGTCTTCGGGAATGAAGACGGATGTTAGGGATGCATTCAGGCTGGAGTGCTGAGGACAGCGTAGGGAAGCGACAACAGGCGTGATGTCTGTTGCAGGAAGCGTAAAAGATCACGTTGAACAATCATCACTTTACTTTGAACCATTTGAATAAAATGATGCCAGCGTGATTGGAAATCATCAGGATGATGAAGGAAACCGCTTAAGGACGAGTGATGTGTACTGAATACGGGAAATTCAGTGTTATGGATAACAGAGGACACCGCTTGGATGCGATGCAGCAAGGATAGGTTGAAGGATTAGCCTTTGTTATGGATGATGCAGGAAGCTCTTATTGGTGGCCGGAGCGCTACTGTTAAGACTGAGCCCCGATGCCGTTATGGTGTCGGGGCTTTCCGCCATTTCTATTCCGAGACTGGCATCCACCATACCTGTAAATTTAATCAATTTTCATTGGTTTAACATTGACGTTCGCAGAGAATCATCGGGTTCGGGCGAATGGAACAAGGATGAATTGTGACAATAGCAACGCAAAGAATGCTTTTGCTGCCTTATACGGATGAATATGAGTTCGATTTTCTATCGCTACTATGTTCATCGGGGAATCGGTTGTTTCATCAGCAGCCGTTTAGTGTGTCCAGCGCCCGGGCAAAGTTTCATCAGGTTTTAGTGGATTCAAATGTCTACGCGATGGCAATTGTTGATAATGAACATCGTGAATATATGGGACACCTTGCTTTAGATTTACACGAGAAAGACGTCGGGGAGCTTCAGTTTATCCTCAGTCGTCTTTATTGGGGTAAGGGTTATGGTACCGAGGCATTGAGTGCTTTTTTACAAAATGTATCTTTACGACTCTCATTGACAAAAATTAGGATTTTTGTCAATGAACAGAATCAGCCTGCAGTCGCCTTAATGCGGAAACTTGGGTTTATCTCCCGGCCCTCATTATCAGAAACCCCAGAGACGCTCTATGAGTATCCACTCACAGTCGATGGACCGGCACAAAAAATTTGGCAGGGCTGAATCGGATCATATCCAAATACCCTTCATAGCAATCATCTCCCAAAGATGAAAACTCGAATGTGTA
It encodes the following:
- the tsaA gene encoding tRNA (N6-threonylcarbamoyladenosine(37)-N6)-methyltransferase TrmO, producing MTPNGHTLAPIGIIHSPYKEKFAVPRQPRLVPAATAQIQLMGEANCPESVRGIEQFSHLWLLFLFDQNLSAGWKPTVRPPRLGGNERIGVFASRSTFRPNGIGMSAVELHGIRQEGNQTWLDIGSVDLVDGTPIIDIKPYLPYADRIEHAHGGYADREPTSTDVRFSDVARQSLTTHPRANEIEAVITQVLAQDPRPAYKKDKPDEKEYAVNLFDLNVKFCVSQSIITVTAIERF
- a CDS encoding YaeP family protein, with protein sequence MKVYDCCDLIRERYAQIGSGDQAYIPQAISCALRALNSIAADVSLPQETREQAAFAAANLLISDFEDK
- a CDS encoding DUF4250 domain-containing protein, whose translation is MNLANFATMDPILLFSLVNTKLRDDFAGDLDQLASYYELDKQALIDRLASAGFEFLPEVGQFR
- a CDS encoding YaiI/YqxD family protein, which produces MNIWVDADACPKVIREVILRAVERTGVKCTFVANHVIPLPRRDNIRFLQVESGFDVADNEIVRRVAADDLVITSDIPLASEILEHQAMALSPRGDWFTLDTIKARLTMRDFMETMRASGVQTGGPPVMSQAERRDFANHLDRILAKSTRAASGPKS
- a CDS encoding methyl-accepting chemotaxis protein; translation: MKQLGLKKLLILSVMLLVGISVSITSYVLYSQEEKILTENVFQSSENYVASKAVVIETILQEKINGIHRLAQQYQHQEITRSEDELIPLTQSLAAAMNLDSFVIGLDDGRAYWSMENQSWPNHRLKGDARDTDWYKQGQASGSVSITPPYLGSSKQKYWVSILEKIKDGVITTDMELDFLSQIVKESNKIPGAVALILDEDSRILATTSPALKLGDDLRDTQWGRPLAQHMVEHEFSHLGYALNGTDKLMFSHRIHLGQKNWYYMIGLDKSVVFKQLTEARNSAILFSFLACLVSVILTYFLIQVLYRPILSLKETIQGLASGEGDLTQRLKVETNDDLGQISQGVNQFIENLQHMMLEIQKYCHSLQANVEHMLGQSEKNSSILQKHVSETEQVVTAIEEMSSTADSMATDAANTASLVARTNETSMESREIIDRSKETVSALIDDVEHSVSDVHNMTLETQKINEILSVIGEIAEQTNLLALNAAIEAARAGEQGRGFAVVADEVRSLASRTKDSTTEVEQALKSLANGNHAVVNSMEHTRTRCQETADGAGQAADSLEVISQHVMDINDLSSQIATAAEEQSCVTQELSRNMSAINDMVVELESIGVQSMSDMGDIADINNSLTAIVSRFKL
- a CDS encoding GNAT family N-acetyltransferase; its protein translation is MTIATQRMLLLPYTDEYEFDFLSLLCSSGNRLFHQQPFSVSSARAKFHQVLVDSNVYAMAIVDNEHREYMGHLALDLHEKDVGELQFILSRLYWGKGYGTEALSAFLQNVSLRLSLTKIRIFVNEQNQPAVALMRKLGFISRPSLSETPETLYEYPLTVDGPAQKIWQG
- a CDS encoding proline--tRNA ligase yields the protein MRTSKYLLSTLKETPNDAEIVSHQLMLRAGMIRKLASGLYTWLPTGLRVLRKVENIIREEMNKAGAVETLMPVVQPSELWQETGRWDKFGPELLRIADRHDRPFVLGPTHEEVITDMIRNEVKSYKQLPLSLYQIQTKFRDEVRPRFGVMRSREFIMKDAYSFHIDRESLEATYQDMHTAYCRIFNRMGLDYRPVLADSGAIGGSGSQEFHVLAESGEDLIAFSTESDYAANLEKAEALAPATTRAEPTQTMTLVDTPNAKTIAQLVEQFDLPIEKTIKTLYVKASDHVEAPIIALLVRGDHELNEVKAENLPEVAAPLTFATEEEIRALVGAGPGSLGPVGLKLPCVVDRSVAVMSDFAAGANIDDKHYFGINWGRDVELGQVADLRNVVEGDPSPCGQGTLLLKRGIEVGHIFQLGTNYSESMKANVLGPDGKSVTMEMGCYGIGCTRVVAASIEQNNDQNGIIWPDAIAPFEVVIVPMNMHKSERVQEAAEKLYADLQAQGIDVLFDDRKERPGVMFSDMELIGIPHMIIIGDRSMDEGNFEYKNRRSGEKTSVPMGDVVAHLQTQLTR